Part of the Rhodohalobacter sp. 614A genome is shown below.
AACGATTACCTGGTTTATTATCATCCTATAGAGTATGCAAAAAGAACGGGCAGCTCTAAAATAAAACCTACCGATGCCTATCATTTTCTTTTCCTGATTCTTCGAACCATCATCTTTTTTAATCCGCTAAAAATATTTCTGCCATTTGGCGCGCTTTTCTTTCTGATTGGTTTATTCAAGTTTATTCTGATTGATATTTCAATCGGAAATTTTTCAGAAACCTCTATGATAGGATTTCTGGCTGCGTTTATAATTTGGGCTATTGGATTGCTTTCAGATCAAATTGCCCGTGTTGGTTTGGGGAAGGCATAATTAAAGATGTATAAAACCGTCCTGAAGTTCATCAAAAAACCCGCGTTTAAGATTACAACCAGCCTTCTGATAATTGTGGCTCTTTTATACTGGTTGCCGTGGACGGAGTTAAAGGAAACACTGGGTAAGATTTCACTGATATCGTGGCTGCTTGTGCTCGTCGGTTTTATTGCGGGCCATATGATTGGCGTGGTAAAGTGGAAGCTTTTGGTGAATATGGGGAAAACCCCTCTTCCATTTTTAGTTGCTGTTCGATGTTACTTTGCAGGTCTTTTCTCCAATCTTTTTTTGCCATCCCTTGCGGGGGGAGATATCGTTAAAACCGGTCTTGCAATCCGCTATAACAAAGAAAAAGGGACCTCCATTTTTGGTACCATTCTGGATCGAATCATCGACACCGCATCCGTTGTATTTATTATTATTGTTGCGGCACTTTTATCTCCAAAATTTGTACAACCACAAGATCAGAAAATCATCTATTTAATTGTGGGCATCTTCTTGGCTATGTTTCTTTCAGGAGTGATTTTTTTGGCAATTCCGGTTGAAAGAATAAAGAATCAAAAAATTCAGGATGTTTTAAAACGCGCCCGGGAGATTTTAAAACTTGTCTACAAAAAACCTGCGCGTCCGGTAATTGCTTTTATTTTATCTCTTTCCGTTCAAAGTACTTTCATATTTTTGACAATATACCTGGCCGGAATCTGTGATATTCACATCCCTGTGGTCCTTT
Proteins encoded:
- a CDS encoding lysylphosphatidylglycerol synthase transmembrane domain-containing protein, with the translated sequence MYKTVLKFIKKPAFKITTSLLIIVALLYWLPWTELKETLGKISLISWLLVLVGFIAGHMIGVVKWKLLVNMGKTPLPFLVAVRCYFAGLFSNLFLPSLAGGDIVKTGLAIRYNKEKGTSIFGTILDRIIDTASVVFIIIVAALLSPKFVQPQDQKIIYLIVGIFLAMFLSGVIFLAIPVERIKNQKIQDVLKRAREILKLVYKKPARPVIAFILSLSVQSTFIFLTIYLAGICDIHIPVVLWFLVWPLAKLSALLPISLGGIGVREVALAALLSRVSIPLADSVALGLLWESVLISGGLFGGLLFLALKYVSSQDIPSLTSFSKTDEPMNELP